DNA from Insulibacter thermoxylanivorax:
CTTACGCTGACCCGATCGATGCGCGGATTCCGGCGGCAAGAGGTGAAGGTGCTCGACGGGCTGGATCTGCAGGTCGAGGCGGCCGGAATCACGGCGGTGGTCGGAGCGAGCGGATCAGGGAAGAGCCTGCTTGCCCACGCCGTCTTAGGGATCTTGCCGGAAGAGGCGAAGCTCGAGGGCGAGCTCTTATACAAAGGAGAGCCGCTCACCTTGCAGCGGCAGGAGGAATTGCGCGGACGGGAGATCGTTCTGGTGCCGCAATCGGTGTCCTATCTGAATCCGACGATGCGCGTAGGCCGCCAAGTACGCGGTGTGCACCTGGACAAGGAGAAGCAGCGGGTGAAGCAGCGGCAAGCCTTTGCCCGCTATGGTCTGTCGCAGGAAACAGAGCGGCTCTATCCCTTCGAGCTTTCCGGCGGTATGGCGAGACGGGTGCTGCTCGCGGCGGCGACGATCAGTGAGGCGCAGCTGATCATCGCCGATGAGCCAACCCCCGGTTTGCCGCAGGAAGGGGTGCAGGAAGCGCTGAACCATCTGCGTGAACTCGCTGACGAAGGAAGCGGCGTGCTGCTGATCACCCATGATATCGCAGCGGCTCTAACCGTCGCCGATCGCATCGTCGTCTTCTATGCCGGCACCTCTGTGGAAGCCGCTCGTGCTTCTGATTTTGCCGGCGGGGGTGAAGCGCTGCGCCATCCATACAGCCGCGCGCTGTGGCAGGCTTTGCCGCAGAACGGTTTCCAGACGCTGCCGGGCGTACAGCCCCTGCCCCATGAGCGTCCACAGGGCTGTCACTTCGCACCGCGGTGTCCCATGGCGACGGAAGAATGTGCGGCGGCAAGGCCGAATCGCCGTGAACTTCGGGGCGGATGGGTGAGATGCTTCCATGCGACTTGAGGGACGAGGCTTAGGCTGGCGATACGGCCGGGAAAGCTGGCTGTTCCGGGAATACGACATCTCCATAAGCGCCGGTGAGGTCGTCGGCTTGATCGGTCCGAGCGGCAGCGGCAAGACGACCCTCGGACGCATCTTAGCCGGCTATATCAGGCCGCTTGCCGGTACGGTAACCCTTGACGGCGATCCCTTGCCGCAGACAGGGTATCATCCGGTGCAGATGGTCTTCCAGCATCCTGAACAGGCGGTGAATCCCCGCTGGACGGTCAGCCGAATCCTGCAGGAGAGCGGGCCGCTGGATGAGGCGTTGAACGAAGCCCTTGGCATATCCCCAGCTTGGCTGGACAGGAGGCCGCATGAATTGTCCGGCGGTGAGCTGCAGCGCATCTGCATCGCACGCGCCCTCGCTCCCGGCACGCGCTTCTTGATCGCAGATGAGATCACTGCGATGCTCGATGCGATCTTGCAAGCTCAGGTGTGGCAGGGGATCCTGCATGAGGCGGAGAAGCGCCGCATCGGCATCCTGGCGATCAGCCATGACCGCCGGCTTCTGGAGCGGATCTGCACTCGCATCATCGAGTGGCCGCAGCGGGGCAGCAGCTGATAGGCATAGTGGACAGCTATGAACGAAGCCTCGTCTTGTTCATCGAGATGAAGATCTGTAGGAGATACGATGCGGATGTGAACCGTGCGAGGAGATGGAGCAGGCACAATAAATCGAGCAGACACATAAAATCCACCGCACATCATTCGAACGGCTCCCTTATAAAACTGATCAAGCAGGATGATCTTAAGGAGCTGTTCTTCGATGGACTGCGGTGGATTTTTCTCTAAAGGGATTAGCTGCATAAGATCTCATCGTGGTGAAACCTATGACCGTATGCAACGTATAAATATAGATGAACTGCTCTACCAGCAGCACGTGTGCGGGCTGCTTCTCGGGATCTGGATGAACCTATGCCGTCAATCGGCCGCACCATCAAATCGGCTGCTTAATCACCTGATCGATCGTGCCGCCGCCCAGGCACTCTTCGCCATCGTAGAATACGACGGCTTGTCCCGGGGTGATCGCTTTCTGCGGCTCTGCGAAGCGGACGCGGTAGGAACCATCCTCCAGCTTCTCGACTTGGACTTCTTGATCCGGCTGGCGGTAGCGGAACTTCGCCGTGCAGGTGATCGTTCCTTCGGGTTCGCTGCCGCTGATCCAGTTCACGTCTTGGGCGATCAGCCCATAGGAGAACAGCGCGGGATGGTTGGCGCCTTGCACAACATACAGGATGTTGTTCTCAAGATCCTTGTCTGCGACGAACCACGGCTCGCCGGTTCCCGAACCGCCGATGCCAAGCCCTTGGCGTTGTCCAAGTGTATAATACATGAGGCCGTCATGGCGCCCTTTCAGTTCGCCGTCCAAGGTGCGGATTTCACCCGGCTGAGCGGGCAAGTACTGGCTGAGGAATTCCTTGAAATTGCGCTCGCCGATGAAGCAGATTCCTGTGCTGTCCTTCTTGCCGGCGGTGGCCAGACCGGCCTCCATCGCGATCTTGCGCACCTCCGGCTTCGTCAACCCGCCGATCGGGAACATCGCTTTGGACAGCTGCTCTTGGCTGAGCTGGTTCAGGAAATAGGTTTGATCCTTGTTGCTGTCCGCGCTGCGCAGCAAGCGGTAGGTGCCGTCGATCTGCTCGACGCGGGCGTAATGTCCGGTGGCCAGATAATCGGCGCCTAATTCGAGGGCCTTGTGCAGGAATTCGCCGAACTTGATCTCGCGGTTGCACATGACGTCCGGATTCGGCGTTCTGCCTTTGCGGTATTCATCCAGGAAGTATTCGAAGACTTTCTCCGAATATTCCTGTTCGAAGTTCACGGTATAGAACGGGATGCCGATCTGCGCGCAGACCCGTCTGACGTCTTCAGCATCTTGATCGGCGGTGCAGTGGCCGAATTCGTCGGTATCATCCCAATTCTTCATGAAGATGCCGATTACTTCATAGCCTTGCTGTTTCAGCAGGAGAGCAGCCACGGACGAGTCTACGCCGCCCGACATGCCGATGACAACACGTGCTTGAGTGCTCATAGGTCGAAGCACCTCCTAATGTTTAGTCTGTGTATCGCATGGTGCTTGTATGTTCATCCCCTCGCATATCCGGATTATGACCGTGCAGCGAAGGGTTCGCGTGAGAAGGTTGACTAGGATACAAGGAGACTTGGCCATACTGTATCATAACATTTTTCGCACAACAAGAAAAATCCGACTATCTCGATTCTAGAAGGTTTGCACGTTTTTTCATAAAGATGTCATCTTTATGCTAACAAAAGTTAATTCAATATGTTAACATACTAATGTTAAGATACTATAGGTGCAACCCTTAAATAACAGAGATCATGAGATTAAGTAGGTGCTTATCTTGAAAATTTCAACGAAAGGCCGTTATGGACTGACGATCATGATGGAGTTGGCGGCGAATTATGGAGAAGGTCCAACGTCGCTGAAGAGCATCGCAGAGAAACATCAGCTCTCTGAGCATTATCTTGAGCAGTTGGTCGCTCCCCTGCGCAACGCGGGTTATGTGAAGAGCATCCGCGGTGCGTATGGCGGATACATCCTGTCCAAGCCTCCAGAGAGCATCACAGCAGGCGATGTCATCCGTGTGTTAGAAGGACCGATCAGTCCGGTTGACTTCACCGAAGAGGAAGATCCGGCTAAGCGAGATCTCTGGATGCGCATCCGCGACAGCATCGCGTTCGTTTTGGACAGCACGACGCTCAAGAACCTGATCGAATACGAAGGTGACGGCGGCCCGAATGAAGGGTACATGTTCTACATCTAGTCACTTAAGCAGGTGTCACGTATGAAACACATCTATATGGATCACGCTGCCACGACTCCGCTGCGTCCGGAAGTACGGGAGGCGATGATGCCTTATCTCACAGACGCATATGGCAACCCTTCCAG
Protein-coding regions in this window:
- a CDS encoding ABC transporter ATP-binding protein — protein: MAILEVRGLELTLTRSMRGFRRQEVKVLDGLDLQVEAAGITAVVGASGSGKSLLAHAVLGILPEEAKLEGELLYKGEPLTLQRQEELRGREIVLVPQSVSYLNPTMRVGRQVRGVHLDKEKQRVKQRQAFARYGLSQETERLYPFELSGGMARRVLLAAATISEAQLIIADEPTPGLPQEGVQEALNHLRELADEGSGVLLITHDIAAALTVADRIVVFYAGTSVEAARASDFAGGGEALRHPYSRALWQALPQNGFQTLPGVQPLPHERPQGCHFAPRCPMATEECAAARPNRRELRGGWVRCFHAT
- a CDS encoding ABC transporter ATP-binding protein, producing MRLEGRGLGWRYGRESWLFREYDISISAGEVVGLIGPSGSGKTTLGRILAGYIRPLAGTVTLDGDPLPQTGYHPVQMVFQHPEQAVNPRWTVSRILQESGPLDEALNEALGISPAWLDRRPHELSGGELQRICIARALAPGTRFLIADEITAMLDAILQAQVWQGILHEAEKRRIGILAISHDRRLLERICTRIIEWPQRGSS
- the mnmA gene encoding tRNA 2-thiouridine(34) synthase MnmA is translated as MSTQARVVIGMSGGVDSSVAALLLKQQGYEVIGIFMKNWDDTDEFGHCTADQDAEDVRRVCAQIGIPFYTVNFEQEYSEKVFEYFLDEYRKGRTPNPDVMCNREIKFGEFLHKALELGADYLATGHYARVEQIDGTYRLLRSADSNKDQTYFLNQLSQEQLSKAMFPIGGLTKPEVRKIAMEAGLATAGKKDSTGICFIGERNFKEFLSQYLPAQPGEIRTLDGELKGRHDGLMYYTLGQRQGLGIGGSGTGEPWFVADKDLENNILYVVQGANHPALFSYGLIAQDVNWISGSEPEGTITCTAKFRYRQPDQEVQVEKLEDGSYRVRFAEPQKAITPGQAVVFYDGEECLGGGTIDQVIKQPI
- the cymR gene encoding cysteine metabolism transcriptional regulator CymR, which translates into the protein MKISTKGRYGLTIMMELAANYGEGPTSLKSIAEKHQLSEHYLEQLVAPLRNAGYVKSIRGAYGGYILSKPPESITAGDVIRVLEGPISPVDFTEEEDPAKRDLWMRIRDSIAFVLDSTTLKNLIEYEGDGGPNEGYMFYI